One stretch of Phycisphaerae bacterium DNA includes these proteins:
- a CDS encoding HAMP domain-containing protein — translation MSLRSKVLTIVATVVVTYGIVGYVIQSRILFPSFVQLEREEATEDLQRCVRAIEREVQQLGTSAGDYGAWDDTAQFIADQNVKYAEANLTATSLKGLGINLLCICSLQGKVVGSQTLDLNTQEFIDIPGFPKDSFPETHALLRLKEPKDAVGGIAMTGKGPMLVASQPVSNNAREGPIRGAVIMGKLLDSNVIASLREQTQVQFEILPVPPAQPPGKLKSAAAGDIHTTPVEIDDRRTAVLHVTTTLSDLVGTPCLQIKAAIPREITAKGATAMRFANYSIVAVGILVLFALLASLQWSVLGPMSRLTHHVVRVGKTDDLTTRLSISAKDEIGILATEFNRMVERLAETRRRVVEQSYESGLAEMASGTLHNVRNALTPVLVEIDMLRDELAKVPVDQLNMARQQLSEGSVSESRRQELNRFLELASGRLVAVTQETYVKLDDVAVRTKQIEQFLSEQEVSSRADRPLEWVAVDELTREAASLLPGKLRERLTIEMGSGVGTTGAFKTHRVCLLQVFGNLLTNAAEAIGSAGKDRGKVTVDACAEDEGGTAMIHLRVRDDGVGIAGPDLNHVFERGFTTKSGSTRGMGLHWCANSVTAMNGRMYAESDGMGQGACMHVLLPRNA, via the coding sequence GTGTCACTGCGATCGAAAGTGCTGACCATCGTCGCGACCGTCGTCGTGACCTATGGGATCGTCGGTTACGTGATCCAGAGCCGAATCCTCTTTCCCAGTTTCGTCCAGCTGGAGCGTGAGGAGGCAACCGAGGATCTCCAACGATGTGTCCGGGCCATCGAACGGGAAGTCCAGCAGCTGGGGACATCCGCGGGCGACTACGGAGCCTGGGACGACACGGCGCAGTTCATCGCGGACCAGAACGTCAAGTACGCGGAGGCCAATCTGACCGCGACCAGCCTGAAGGGTCTGGGCATCAACCTCCTGTGCATTTGCAGCCTCCAAGGAAAGGTCGTTGGCTCGCAAACGCTGGACCTGAATACACAGGAGTTTATCGACATCCCGGGCTTTCCCAAGGACAGCTTTCCTGAGACGCACGCCCTGCTCAGACTGAAGGAGCCCAAGGACGCCGTGGGTGGAATCGCGATGACCGGCAAGGGACCGATGCTGGTGGCGTCGCAGCCGGTGTCGAATAACGCACGCGAAGGTCCGATCCGCGGTGCGGTGATCATGGGCAAGCTCCTGGACTCGAATGTCATCGCCAGCCTTCGCGAGCAGACCCAGGTTCAGTTCGAGATCCTGCCCGTCCCGCCGGCCCAGCCACCGGGCAAGCTCAAATCCGCGGCGGCGGGAGACATTCACACCACGCCGGTTGAGATTGATGACCGTCGAACCGCCGTACTGCATGTGACGACGACCTTGTCCGACCTGGTTGGAACGCCTTGCCTGCAGATCAAGGCAGCCATCCCGCGGGAGATCACCGCCAAGGGGGCGACCGCCATGCGGTTCGCCAACTACTCGATTGTTGCGGTCGGGATCCTGGTCCTCTTCGCCCTGTTGGCCTCCCTGCAGTGGTCGGTTCTGGGCCCCATGTCCCGACTGACCCACCATGTCGTCCGGGTGGGCAAGACCGACGACCTGACGACACGGCTGTCGATCAGCGCCAAGGATGAAATCGGGATCCTGGCCACCGAGTTCAACCGGATGGTCGAGCGGCTGGCGGAGACCCGGAGGAGAGTAGTTGAGCAGTCGTACGAGTCAGGCCTTGCGGAGATGGCCTCCGGAACCTTGCACAACGTCCGTAATGCCTTGACACCGGTGCTGGTGGAAATCGACATGCTCCGCGACGAGCTGGCCAAGGTTCCGGTTGACCAGTTGAACATGGCCAGGCAGCAGCTCAGCGAGGGGTCGGTTTCGGAGTCGCGCCGGCAGGAATTGAACCGGTTCCTGGAGCTGGCGAGTGGCCGGCTCGTCGCCGTCACACAAGAGACGTACGTGAAGCTCGACGACGTGGCCGTCCGAACCAAGCAGATCGAGCAGTTCCTTTCCGAGCAGGAGGTCAGTTCGCGGGCGGATCGTCCCCTGGAATGGGTAGCGGTGGACGAGTTGACCCGGGAGGCAGCCAGCCTTCTCCCGGGCAAGCTTCGGGAGCGTCTGACCATCGAGATGGGCTCCGGCGTGGGCACCACCGGCGCGTTCAAGACACACCGGGTCTGCCTGCTCCAGGTCTTCGGCAATCTGCTGACGAACGCGGCAGAAGCGATCGGCAGTGCCGGGAAGGACCGAGGGAAGGTCACTGTGGACGCGTGCGCGGAGGACGAAGGGGGTACGGCGATGATCCACCTGCGGGTCCGCGACGACGGCGTGGGAATAGCTGGGCCGGATCTCAACCATGTTTTTGAGCGGGGTTTCACAACCAAGAGCGGTTCTACCCGAGGCATGGGACTGCACTGGTGCGCCAACAGCGTAACGGCGATGAACGGGCGAATGTACGCGGAGAGCGACGGCATGGGGCAAGGCGCCTGTATGCACGTCCTTCTGCCCAGGAACGCCTGA
- a CDS encoding prepilin-type N-terminal cleavage/methylation domain-containing protein, translating to MDTLARRTVLNGQGDRIASLTRRVRLARAKVLPRHPGRGFTLIEILVVVAIIALLLAVLLPSLTAAKEAAQRVGCQANMHSMGQAMMFYAEDHQQQYYMFNRSYNFSNGTWDGPEATIADDSAVALALDMKSVGKPGDPGYVVSKLVGAPSKKYLRDWNTLICPGTRNKIRNATDLNNNADNRISGPTDGKYGHSYELWNGFQKSDFAGPGSVKVGATRRLYSSSSEDTDNDGFPDCLKRPRIVAKRATNVILVVDGDDSTNGADANNFPDDQLDNHGHKGWNMLFADTHARWITPTQTWQTLHRSDMSVNGVPAAYWPKDVPPPPPGS from the coding sequence ATGGACACGTTGGCCAGGCGCACGGTGTTGAACGGTCAAGGTGATCGGATCGCGTCGCTCACCCGCAGGGTCCGCCTCGCAAGGGCCAAGGTCTTGCCTCGCCATCCTGGCCGGGGGTTCACGCTGATCGAGATCCTCGTGGTCGTGGCGATCATCGCTCTGCTGCTGGCGGTACTGCTTCCCTCGCTGACCGCGGCCAAGGAGGCCGCCCAGCGGGTTGGCTGCCAAGCCAACATGCACAGCATGGGACAGGCGATGATGTTCTACGCCGAGGATCACCAGCAGCAGTACTACATGTTTAATCGCTCCTACAACTTCTCCAACGGGACCTGGGACGGTCCTGAGGCCACGATTGCCGACGATTCGGCGGTGGCTCTGGCCCTGGATATGAAGAGCGTGGGCAAGCCCGGCGACCCCGGGTACGTCGTCAGCAAGCTGGTGGGGGCACCGAGCAAGAAGTACCTCCGCGACTGGAACACGCTGATCTGCCCGGGAACGAGGAACAAGATCCGGAACGCCACCGACCTGAACAACAACGCGGACAACCGCATCTCCGGCCCCACGGATGGCAAGTACGGCCACAGTTACGAGCTGTGGAATGGGTTCCAGAAGTCCGATTTTGCCGGCCCCGGCTCGGTCAAGGTTGGCGCCACCCGGCGGCTTTACTCCAGCAGCTCGGAAGATACCGACAACGACGGTTTCCCGGATTGCCTCAAACGTCCCAGAATCGTCGCCAAGCGGGCCACCAATGTCATTCTTGTCGTCGATGGTGACGATTCGACCAATGGGGCAGATGCGAACAACTTTCCTGACGACCAGCTCGACAACCATGGTCACAAGGGCTGGAACATGCTCTTCGCCGATACCCACGCCCGGTGGATCACGCCGACCCAGACGTGGCAGACCTTGCACCGCAGCGACATGAGTGTCAACGGCGTGCCGGCGGCCTACTGGCCGAAGGATGTCCCGCCGCCGCCGCCGGGGTCCTGA